In one window of Hevea brasiliensis isolate MT/VB/25A 57/8 chromosome 10, ASM3005281v1, whole genome shotgun sequence DNA:
- the LOC110634492 gene encoding methylmalonate-semialdehyde dehydrogenase [acylating], mitochondrial: MEYMGQYKMFPPESGTFQDREELIKYVRDFGASQGYVVTIKKSRKDRRVILGCDRGGVYRNRRKIEESQRKRKACSRLINCPFEAIGKKEDDVWVLTIKNGDHNHEPLKDMSEHPYSRRFSEEEVRQIKMMTDAGVKPRQVLKALKQSNPELQSTPRHLYNLKAKIRLGNLSEKSLKSWRPNRSVPVNTRTTSSEGSLKQNNQPLKVPNFIGGKFVESQGSTIIDVINPATQEVVSEVPLTTYEEFKDAVIAAKKAFPSWKSTPIATRQRIMFKLQELIHRDMDKLAMNITLEQGKTLKGAQGDVLCGLEVVEHACGMATLQMGEFVPNACNGIDTYCIREPLGVCAGICPFNFPAMIPLWMFPIAVTCGNTFVLKPCEKNPGASMILAALAMEAGLPDGVLNIVHGTNDIVNYICDDDDIKAISFIGSDIAGMHIHARAAARGKRVQSNIGGKNHAIIMPDASMDDTLNALVAAGFGAAGQRCMALSTAIFVGGSVAWEDELVERAKALKVNAGTDPTADIGPVISKEVKDRICRLVQSGVDNGARLLLDGRNIVVPGYEKGSFVGPIILCDVTVNMDCYKEEIFGPVLLCMQADSLEEAITIVNKNRYGNGASIFTSSGVAARKFQNDIDAGMVGINVPVPVPVPFSSSNEPKASFTGDLNFCGKTSVQFYTQIKTVAQQWGGLPSLGVSLSILTSFDVEANQGISSAPERGLPNERVSPNMSIASERDSPKHGELLPGDLPNSGASSMPQIVDEDLPGQEASLVLSPTVEQDLSDRERSLAIHPATDGNSLSQEMSLTIPQTSESIYTPQTSKWNENLPLTSQRTESISSTAQRIYMPTSQRNGNVGPSSKRTDPAMALTSDCVYVSTSHENDNMVPISNRSDSITPASHRTDASVHPVSERLFDFIATSHLNDSIGQTFPRTDTMFPTSEKRYIPATAHRNDHMGSTSQRHDITSHPTSERMYVTRPSQRTDMVPASQQADAIPPPSETMYMPMPTIVQRNNGAPPTSERLYMPLTSQRLYAENSMISIDDFPSQGASMALPTSQRI; this comes from the exons ATGGAGTATATGGGTCAGTATAAAATGTTTCCTCCAGAATCTGGAACTTTTCAAGATCGTGAAGAGCTCATAAAATATGTTCGTGACTTTGGGGCTAGTCAAGGATATGTGGTAACCATTAAAAAGTCTAGGAAGGACCGGAGAGTTATCCTTGGTTGTGATAGAGGAGGTGTTTATCGTAATAGGCGCAAGATTGAAGAAAGCCAGCGTAAAAGAAAAGCATGTTCACGGCTTATAAATTGTCCATTTGAAGCAATTGGTAAGAAGGAAGATGATGTGTGGGTACTTACTATTAAAAATGGAGACCACAACCATGAACCTTTAAAAGACATGTCAGAGCATCCTTATAGTCGTCgattttctgaagaggaggttaGGCAAATTAAAATGATGACTGATGCTGGTGTAAAACCGCGACAAGTCCTGAAAGCACTTAAGCAAAGCAATCCTGAGTTGCAGTCAACACCTAGACATTTGTACAACCTCAAAGCTAAGATTCGTCTAGGAAATTTATCAG AGAAAAGTTTGAAGTCATGGAGACCTAACAGGTCTGTTCCTGTAAACACAAGGACTACTTCCTCTGAAGGGTCGCTAAAGCAAAACAACCAGCCT CTGAAAGTTCCTAATTTTATTGGAGGAAAATTTGTCGAGTCACAAGGGTCTACTATAATTGATGTGATAAATCCT GCAACACAAGAGGTTGTTTCTGAAGTTCCGTTAACCACCTATGAAGAGTTCAAGGATGCAGTTATTGCAGCAAAGAAAGCTTTTCCTTCATGGAAGAGCACCCCAATTGCCACTCGTCAACGCATCATGTTCAAACTCCAGGAGCTTATTCACAGGGATATG GATAAGCTTGCAATGAATATTACCTTAGAACAGGGTAAGACACTCAAAGGTGCCCAGGGTGATGTACTTTGTGGTTTAG AGGTAGTTGAGCATGCCTGTGGAATGGCAACTTTGCAAATGGGGGAGTTTGTTCCTAATGCATGCAATGGAATTGATACGTACTGCATTAGAGAACCACTTGGTGTTTGTGCTGGGATATGCCCTTTTAACTTTCCAGCTATGATTCCCTTGTGG ATGTTCCCCATTGCTGTTACATGTGGAAATACATTTGTTCTTAAGCCATGTGAGAAAAATCCAG GGGCCTCAATGATACTTGCAGCACTGGCTATGGAGGCTGGTTTGCCTGATGGTGTCTTAAATATTGTTCATGGCACCAAT GATATTGTTAATTACATATGTGATGACGATGATATAAAAGCTATATCATTCATTGGTTCAGACATT GCTGGCATGCACATACATGCTAGGGCAGCTGCTAGAGGCAAACGTGTTCAG TCCAATATAGGAGGAAAAAATCATGCAATTATCATGCCGGACGCAAGCATGGATGATACTTTGAATGCTTTGGTCGCTGCTGGTTTTGGTGCTGCAGGACAACGGTGTATGGCTCTGAGCACAGCTATTTTTGTTGGAGGATCAGTAGCATG GGAAGACGAACTTGTGGAGCGTGCAAAAGCACTTAAAGTGAATGCAGGCACTGATCCTACTGCAGACATTGGTCCAGTGATTAGCAAAGAG GTAAAGGATCGCATATGCAGATTAGTTCAGAGTGGGGTTGACAATGGTGCTAGGCTTCTTCTTGATGGGAGAAACATTGTG GTTCCAGGATATGAGAAAGGAAGTTTTGTTGGTCCTATTATCTTATGTGATGTGACGGTCAACATGGATTGCTACAAG GAAGAAATTTTTGGCCCAGTTCTTCTTTGTATGCAG GCTGACAGTCTAGAAGAGGCTATAACCATTGTAAATAAAAACAG GTATGGTAATGGAGCATCAATATTTACATCATCTGGTGTTGCTGCAAGAAAGTTCCAGAATGATATTGACGCTGGGATG GTTGGAATCAATGTTCCTGTTCCAGTTCCAGTGCCATTTTCCTCATCTAATGAACCAAAGGCATCTTTTACTGGCGATCTCAATTTTTGTG GAAAGACAAGTGTGCAATTTTATACCCAGATTAAAACAGTGGCACAGCAATGGGGGGGCTTACCTAGCCTAGGAGTGTCATTATCCATTCTTACATCATTTGATGTGGAAGCAAACCAAGGAATTTCTTCTGCACCTGAGAGAGGTTTACCTAATGAGAGAGTGTCCCCAAATATGTCAATAGCATCAGAGAGAGATTCCCCAAAGCATGGAGAACTACTGCCAGGGGATTTACCAAACTCGGGAGCATCATCTATGCCACAAATAGTTGATGAGGATTTACCAGGCCAGGAGGCGTCTCTGGTTCTATCTCCAACAGTTGAGCAGGATTTATCGGACCGAGAGAGATCACTCGCTATACATCCTGCAACAGATGGGAATTCATTAAGCCAAGAAATGTCACTAACCATACCACAGACATCTGAAAGCATTTATACACCTCAAACGTCCAAGTGGAATGAAAATCTACCCCTAACATCTCAGAGGACTGAAAGCATATCTTCAACTGCTCAGAGGATTTACATGCCTACTTCTCAGAGGAATGGCAATGTCGGTCCATCATCCAAGAGGACTGATCCTGCAATGGCTTTAACTTCTGATTGTGTAtatgtgtcaacatctcatgaGAATGACAATATGGTTCCAATATCAAATAGGAGTGACAGCATAACTCCAGCCTCACATAGGACTGATGCTTCTGTACATCCAGTTTCTGAGAGGTTATTTGACTTTATAGCAACTTCTCACTTGAACGACAGTATAGGTCAAACATTTCCAAGAACTGATACCATGTTTCCAACTTCTGAGAAACGATACATACCTGCTACAGCTCACAGGAATGACCATATGGGTTCAACATCTCAAAGGCATGATATTACTTCACATCCAACTTCTGAGAGGATGTATGTTACCAGACCATCACAAAGGACCGACATGGTTCCAGCTTCCCAACAGGCTGATGCTATACCACCGCCATCAGAGACTATGTATATGCCTATGCCTACAATTGTTCAGAGAAATAATGGAGCACCACCAACATCAGAGAGGCTATATATGCCCCTAACGTCCCAAAGGTTGTATGCTGAAAACTCAATGATCTCAATTGATGATTTTCCCAGCCAGGGAGCTTCCATGGCTTTGCCAACATCTCAGAGAATATAG
- the LOC131169450 gene encoding uncharacterized protein LOC131169450, whose protein sequence is MEELGFWSYQENIDELRQKLLFTTIELESLKVQATEEMRKHEEVVKHLIDLLKMAYKERDEAKDQLQKLLNKLMPFNSDELHIIVPQAQPDSPLVIPMKANSSVTESNSGSSPVTSPDFSSINMADSTHINFVNKAYVQEYTGSLSTGLVTPSVSKIDPADAAIDILINGKVLPQKGKLLQAVTDAGPLLQTLVVGGSLPRWRNPPPLQQFKIPPFSIEDCETANTINQKQAANANSGAQKPQSLSSYLAMSSGYSRICLGSMLNFTSGASGSGLGSCWPLNSGKRQKLL, encoded by the exons ATGGAGGAGTTGGGTTTCTGGAGCTATCAAGAG aatattgatgaGCTGAGACAGAAGCTTTTGTTCACAACCATTGAGCTAGAGTCACTAAAAGTTCAAGCAACTGAAGAGATGAGAAAGCATGAGGAAGTTGTGAAGCATTTAATTGATCTCCTGAAAATGGCATACAAAGAAAGAGATGAGGCTAAAGATCAGTTGCAGAAGCTTCTTAACAAGCTAATGCCTTTTAATTCTGATGAATTACATATCATTGTTCCTCAAGCACAACCCGACAGCCCCCTCGTTATACCCATGAAGGCAAACTCAAGCGTAACTGAATCTAACAGTGGCTCTTCCCCTGTCACTTCTCCAGATTTCTCAAGCATAAACATGGCTGATTCGACTCACATAAATTTTGTGAATAAGGCCTATGTTCAAGAATATACTGGCTCTTTATCAACAGGATTGGTTACTCCATCAGTTTCCAAGATTGATCCGGCTGATGCTGCAATTGATATTCTTATTAATGGAAAAGTCCTGCCTCAGAAAGGAAAACTGTTACAAGCTGTTACAGATGCAGGTCCTCTACTTCAAACACTAGTTGTTGGAGGGTCACTTCCCCGGTGGAGAAATCCTCCTCCACTGCAACAATTCAAGATTCCACCTTTTTCTATTGAAGATTGTGAAACAGCAAATACTATTAATCAGAAACAAGCTGCAAATGCAAATTCTGGTGCTCAGAAACCACAGAGTTTATCGTCTTACCTTGCTATGTCTAGTGGTTATTCTCGAATTTGCTTAGGTTCTATGCTAAATTTTACTAGTGGTGCTTCTGGTTCAGGTTTAGGCAGTTGTTGGCCATTAAATTCCGGCAAGCGGCAGAAGCTTCTCTGA